Within Vigna unguiculata cultivar IT97K-499-35 chromosome 2, ASM411807v1, whole genome shotgun sequence, the genomic segment AGAGGCGATGGTGGCGCCGCGGAGGGTGCGGTCGGGGATCAACATGAGCGCCAAGGACAGGCTGGAGAGCCTGGTGCTGGCGCGGAGGTCTGCGTCGGACCTCACCATCATGAAAGGGCAGGGGATGGAAGGGGCGGAGAACGGCGGAGTGAGGCTGAGGATGCGGGTGGCGAAGGCGGAGGTGGAGAGGGCGATGCGAGGGTGCGAAACGGAGGCGGAGGCGGCGGAGAAGATCGTTGGACTCTGCATGGCCAAAAGCGGCGAAGGTTCAAAACCACGTCAGGTACGTTTCTTCATGCaagtaaaatgtaaaattattataagcatcttcttcttttttatctcatgTGAAAttctctaaattaatttaattagtacCATTAATTAATGTTGATTGACTCTAACTGAATAATAGCAGTTTGTGTTTTTTAACTGAATATATAATTTCAGGACTTTTACATGATGATGTCATTGTAAGTATGAAATAAGTTATTGATTTTTatggataattaaaaaataatgtagtcAGAATATAATAAGTTTTGAGAAAATTAcgttaataaaaaagtaatgcTTCTtcatgggttttttttttttccaaccaTAAGACTTTACCATGcaagaatatatttttacatgCACTAATTCTTAACATGTGTATATGTGTATAGCAGCATCATTAAATATTACCACTGCTTAATCTTAAGATTTAATCTTTTTTGAACATATCAAATTCTAATggacttaaataatttttttttatcataaattgtatttgatttctgataaaagaaatgtaataatttttattttattttgttttgctgATGTAAGCATGACCAAATTTCCCTTATTTTACTGTTTAATTGTCTGAAAAAATTTAAGGAAAACAATGaagtaaaaatttgaaaaatattgttatagacccaaaataaattttggtaatTTGTCAAGGACAAAACCATTTTTATTGATCggcaaaatatttatatacacgAGACACTAGAGGTgactatatatatatctaagtattattttactttatttaaatttatatcataacATATAAGAATTTACATATAAGTGTTTGGAGAATGTGTTTATAAactgttttcaatatttttttacgaaataaaacttataatttacATGAAAATAATCTGTCTCATCTTTTTTGAACAAAGCAATCTCATTTAtgttttcacaatatttttatgtttaagtgATGTTGTATTGTTTTGAATCATCTTGTTACCTTAGAAAGTTTTAGAAAATCCagttttctatttattaaacaaaatggagttgcatAACATAAACGAAACATACTTTCGAACATTATTTCGATCCATGACGTTTTAGTCAATGCTTGTAAGTTGAAGTCGAATTGATTCTGTGAATAAGTTGACGTAGCGGGTTCAATCACCttctatattattataaatggaattggtttatttttaattttaaatatcattattGCTGGTCACATGGTCAATGATTTatagaaaaattgtaaaacggacaaaaaaatataaagacgTTTTTGTCAATCATTATGTATATTTCGCACAAAACAAATTTGTtagtatttatttctttatttataattaagaacATTTCTTACGTTAAacacttttttaacttttagtatatatatataaagttataatttcttttaaaacatttacgatttttatatacaaaattgaCCATGAAGGACTTGTTAGATGTACAAGATGTAAATTTAATAGTGTTACAAGTTGTATATGGTATTCAATATAGTACTTACTCTAACATAATAAGagcttttcatataaatttttcacACAAGTAATCATTTCAGAACTTGCTTTTCTTATGAAAGTTCTTGagatattttattaacatacaaaGCCGACAACAATGTAgctattaaattttcattaacattttttcttCCCTTAGAGTATTACTATGGTAAATTCTTTCATCTAACTTGAGCTTATGTTCACACAAACTAGATATAACATGTAAATCTCAAAATAAGTTTTATGGggattaattaaacttaaacatAGTTTCTAATATAGTATTAGAGATTATGTTTATACTAGATGTACATATAAAGTCTTGATACAAAATGATCACTAGATGATTTTACATCAAATTAAGATAAGACAATTTTGTGAGAATGAACTATAGTGTTAAACTCACATTCAAATAAAAGGATTTATAGAAGAAAGATaacacttatattttattaaagaattgtcaaatttgtaaaattgagtTCAGAAATATTTAAACTCTAAGATGATACTGGAATGATTAGGTTTATCAAGCCATTATAAGACCTATAACTTTATTTTGTTCTCGGCATAAAGAATTTATATGAAAGGTTAAatctaaattcaaattcaaagtctatatatatatatatatatatatatatatatatatatataatctgcAACTTGATAAGATCATTGTATATTCCctgttttataaatttcaatctCCACCTGCTATGTAATATATTGAACTAACATCATAAATGAAAGAGCAATGACATAAGAAAGAACCATTTGAACAATTGTACGAAAAACAGGAACAGATTCCTCTGCATTCACATTCATATAGTTGCCGACAAGCAAAACAGAATGGATAAGGAAAGGAAATGTAATGGCTCAACAGTTTAAACATCATTTCATGCATACAAAAACTCATATCAAAAGGGTTAAGCACCATGTCCTTTTCAAGTTGTTGGGTCTGCACAGAATAAAGATTCTTCCACTATAATCTTTGGTTTAATAAACACAAACTTGCATGGTGACTATCGTTGGTTATGAAAAAGTCGTTGCCAAAATTAAACTATTCCCTGCCTGTTTCTTTGTCTTAAAGAAGCCACaactttaatttaatcttacaaaatttatttataaaataaggtttgcaTTCacttgttataaatttgttttatctttaatcATTGTGGATGTGAGATTTTCAATATACTCTCTCCAAGTTATATAAATCTTGAATGtgaaactaattattaaaatagtggTCTCATGACAAATGGTATGATAAGtctaacaaacaacaaatctcgCTATGATATATAGGTTTCAAACTaccttaaaaaataaactttaaacttaatatttaacataagaaaattaacttgtaaattaatatttctatcATTTATATACTGTAAATTTATCATATCTTTAATTGATGTAGAATCTTTGACCGTAAGCATTTATTATGTGTTCCATATCTACATGATCAGAAGAGTTTGTAATCATAAATTGATGGCTTTGGATTATCAATTCTTGCAGAAAAGGGTGAGTTTTATGCCAATCAGTGAAGGAGGGAGTCCTATAGCAGTGGCTTCATGAACAgatattttacataaattagCCTTGAAATATGAGAGAGTATCTCACAAAAGGAATGAGCTTCATGGTGCTTTATTAGTTAAATATGATTAAGAGTAATGTTGTTTACATTTTCTTGATATATGTTTTTGTGCATGAGTCACAAACTATTGCAATAATTATATGGGTGTTTTCTTATATTAGTTTCACTGAACAGTACCTTAAAATGCAGTTCAGTACCTTTGTAGTTGTGAATAACAGTGTATGAGGTTTCAATAACATTAATCCTTAAATTATTGTGTGTAAATGTATGTAGGGAAAAGTATATATAACCTTGTTGAACTGTATAAAGAGACATCATGAATAACTCTAACTTATGTACATCTGTGAATCATGAACTCGTCgtatataagaaagaaagaaagaaagaaaaaaacaatccATATCTATTTCAAAAGTATTCAATactttattttactaaatttttaagtttaatagaccacatatttttttcacaaaaaaaaaaaattgttatttgaccatatatatatatatatatatatatatatatatatatatatatatatatatatatatatatatatatatatatatatatatatatataagtgaagtTCTTCCTCCaaatataatacaattataCATATAGAAATATACTtctgattaaattaaaactactaatattctaaaattaaagtatattttcaactttcatttgtgtttgtcaTGTGCAAAGATAGTTGATAAGGTGAAGTTTTAGTTCACTTTCAatgaaatgaatttatttttattaaaagcaatatgtaaatataattcCATAAGTATGGgatctttaaaatttaagaagattGTCTATACAAACAActatctttataaaatattattgaaaaggaaccagataaataattattattattatattagacCTTACTTTACTTGTAATCTAACATTACACTTTAGTCcatatagaaaattaaatttacgtttattattttattaaattaacattCATTTTAGTTTGcgtgtaaaatttattttgataatatataagTTGTTTGATTGTTGATCATGTTCTGGTGaacatttattctttttaatttattcttttaaatttatttttataatttggcTAAAATTTAGTGAAAATTGTTGTAAAATTTTGGGAGCCTCCCTTTTTAATCGTAATTGTGTTATTTTTACTCATTTCAATTAgtgataaataatattagaatGTGTTAACACTCCTAAGTCGCCTCACGtcaaattcataaattttaatttgttttcaatgtacaatttttctttatttaacattttatctCACTTTACGTTTTAatcttttatcacttttttttaaatgataaatgaaaCTGTATGCTTTAATCGTAAAACAGATAAACGAtgcaaattaattttactataagTGTACATATTAGTCAAACAACATTAACATGCCATTTTTTTCCCATCTCACAAACTCTATattatttccaattttaataagaataattgattttttttaaatgattttaataatagaatTATGAGATATATTATAAGATTATGATGTTCAAACCTTATAATGTAGGGGTGTTGACTTGGTGTATTCATGGCTGTTTTTGCTCTTTTAACATTCTGACTGActgataaaaaagttattaaaagtatttaaatatttttagtacaGACAAcccttaaataattttttatattactttaatattctcaatacattattaatatttgtttttaatattcacaataCTTAATActgaaaaaatattcattttacatGCAATCTGTTTAATTTGACTTgataacaaaaatacaaaaaagttcACCTAACCCTTATCATATATGAATTAATATCAACTTgtctaatttaaaaacttttacattatatatattttatcaatacaaccattaaaggtaaagtcgtTAAGCAGAAGAAAGTTACAATATCCTTATTTTTCTCTACTACAGTCCACTcctctaaattaaaaacatagcTTACTATTTGTCATGCTGTTGCTTATAAATACATGCTAAACCTAATGCCTAATATTGACAAtactcaaaatttttaattgcatAGTTCATGTCGTTCACaatctttatttcttctttttttttttataactactATAATTGAAGTATTAGATTCATGTAGAATTTCAAAGTATTATAAGACTAATCTTCCTTTCAAATTTTCATCACATCTacaatttttcacttttatttgaGAAGGTATTCTGCAAGACTTGCTTTTACTTCTCTCACAAATTCAATATAACTTACTAAGTCCAAATTGCagaactttttttctttctacttATTTTACTATGTTACTTTATTTGTATcgaaaattttgaaacaaactCGAAAGTCCTGCattaaataaagatgaaaaaaataaataaataatatataaaagaaattgagattttaatgtaaaattgatGTCATGAtcttatgtatatataattaatctatAATTCTTTAATGTTAAATCTCTTTCGTACCTCTTCTTCATGAAGAAAACATTAATTAACACCATTTGTGAAAGTGTTATGTCAATTACGAATTTAGTTTTTGGTCAGGTTTATATTCTACATATACTAAGTATATGATATTCCATAAGAGTGATTTTTATCTACTTTTGGTGTTTGTTTTagtgaataaaattaatttttcctagcttttatcttgttttatcCTAAAGTTAagtgtgtttttgtgttttcttgtgttttagttagtttatgttttttttatctctaatcTCTCTTGAGGTGTGTGAAATAAGTGAATAGGAAACAATTCTGGTAGAAGAAAACAAGCTAGAACTCAAGAAAGCATGAGTGGACAAGAAAGAATAATTTTGAGACAAATGTTGTGTCAAAAAGCACTATAATCACTCCCAGCACTGCAAACATGGAGAAATGACTCACCTCTAGGTATATACTTCCATGAATCAACCCCAAAAGGCAAAAAACCTATCGTTGGGCGATCTGGTGGCTTGCTAGGCGAAAATGACAGCTTAAACCTACAGTATTTGAGTTGTTGAGAAAAAATTATGGCTCGCCCAACGAGTTGCAAGTGAGAAAGCATCGATTTTTAGGTTTCATTTGGCAAGAATGTCGACCTTGAGACatgaatatggttatttaatcatgtttatgAGAGTTTGAGGAGATTTCTCATTTTGCACGAATATAAACAACTTGGGTGCTTGGGAGAGACTCTTGGAGGTTGTTAGAGTTGTTGGAAAACTCTCCCTTCTCCTTCTTAGGTCTCCTTCTTCATCCATGGAAGTTTTACCCCTTTTGGGTTGGAGAGCATGATGGACTATGAAATTGAAGGCAGAGATGTGAATGGGAGGCACAATTGGAACAAATGTCAAAAACCTTGGAAGAGAGATTGCTTCTActttatgatttaaaatttttacctattcttcaattttgtaaaaccctAGATTCTCCACCATAAAGAGCAATTTCTATTTATTGAAATTAGatataaattactaaatttttatacaaaattgtgttgttcatatatatatatatatatatatatatatatatatatatatatatatatatatatatatgtatatatatgtatatacatatatatacatatatatacatatatatatatatgtatatacatatatatatatgtatatatatatatgtatatgtatatacatatacatatacatatatatatatacatatatatatatgtatatacatatatatgtatatatatatgtatatatatacatatatatacatatatatgtatatacatatacatatatatatatatatatatatatatatgtatgtatgtatattgtaCTCTCCTCGCCTCCAAGTCAGAATCTGATATGGTTTTTCAAGTAATACACAGTTCATCAAAGATTTTCATAATGATAAGTCGGACAGCTCGTCCAATGGCAAGTTGGATAGCTCATCCAATGGTAAGTCGGATAGCTCGTCCAATGGTAATTCGGATAGCTTGTCCAATGGTAAGTCGGATAGCTCGTCCAATGGTAAGTCGGATAACTCGTCCAATGGTAAGTCGAATAGCTCGTCCAATGGTAAGTCGGATAGCTCGTTCAATGGAAGTCGGACAGCTCGGCCAAACTGTAAAAACGCGCCTGTACACAGGCAAATGGCCTAGTGATATGGCCCAACAACAGCCCCAAAGGAGGAAATGTGATGCAGAAAGAATGCGTAAAATAAGTAGTAACTGACAAGCAAATATCCTTGAATTTTAGTAACAGCCTCTAGCGAGATTTCAGGAGAGAATAGTGGAGAAGTGGGTAGGTTGGTTAGCTAAAAATCTGGTAATAAGGTAACGACTAGATACTGAAAGACCCTATATATACATGAGAGATTAAGGAAAAGTAGGGGAATTTTTTGGGGGTGAgtgaaaaataaagagaaagttgAGGGAGTTCCTTTACGACAATTAATTATCATAGTTATAGTTTTGGTCCTTAATTCCAGACtgggaaatatatatatatatatatatatccaattcaagttagtatttgatttccatTTTTATGCTCTATGTGAATTATTTCTATGTTTGATTTGTGATTCTTGAGATAtaggaaaatattttagaatttagaaTTGAAATTGTATATCTAATGGATGTTTGTATCTAGGGATAGAACTTAGTTTATTAGTAATCTTGGAATCCTAAAATTAATGTATGATTTCATTTGTTGGGGATTCAAAGGAATGAAACTTGATGAGTTATCATAGGCTCCAAGTCACTAGAAATAAGATTTGAGTATATTTGTAAGTTggttttaacatgaatatggaattaAGATCATTGATGAATCATCAAGATGAAGTGAATAAAGTCTAGTATTGACGAATTGTAAATACATAATGTTAAATTCTTGTTACACATCagttgtttaataaaaaaaaaaaaatttctattgtgatttttgttgtttaattgAATTGGAAATGGAAAAGTTGTCATATGTTATATTCTTGAAAGAGAacgataaaatatttattatttgttacaTTGTTACCAATACACTTATTACGTTGATTTTGCAACTAAATCTTCTATTAAGAACATGTTTGAGAATACCAAATCTCAATTGAAACATgtggttaaaaataaagataaatatatttttttccctaAACTATTATAAACAATTACGTTTCcctctaaattaaattatagagTATTTTATCccgtactttataaaattcatataaaacatCTTCCACAACATATGatatgtaaaaattataatatagtgTAATAAGTAACTCCGCTCCGTTGGTCATATGTGAAACACTCCACGTATCTGGTTGTTGAGAATGTTGAGAAGATGACTTTCAAAAAATGTAAGAACTaaattacttataatttaatttaaggaTGAAACATACTCTTTTGAGAACAGAAAACATATTAACCTATACGGAAATTACTCTACTTATCTCAATTActtttttgataatattttttatgggGTAAGCTAAACTATCTTCAATAAACACAGATGTTTTCAGGACAGGAACCACTGatacattatttatttgagAAGCAATTCGTTAGTTGAAAAGTCACaacatagaaaaagaaaaaaaactgatACCGTAAATACAAGCAGCAGAGTGAGAAATAATCAAGCTCAAAGAAAGCATACATGCATTGATAGATAGATAACATCTTAAGAAGAGACTAATCAAGCTCGTCCAGTACGCTTTCCAACTTTGAGTGCTAATTCGGTGTCTATTTTGAGAGAGATGTCTAGTGCTTTCACTGAATGAGTCAATGAACCACTGCCACAGAACAAGTCACAAGCATGGTAAATTTTCACTTTTGGGAAATGGTAAAAGAAGTTTCTCAAATAAATTACAACCATGCTAtaccaaaatagaaaaaaccaTAGAAATCATTGACTTGAAAAATGAAGGAAAGGGATTCCCACATGCATTATGCAGAagattgaaatttataaaaaaacaagatattTTTTGACTCATTGGCCAAGACTGTTGAAGAGTTGAACcccatatattatttatattaagctTAGATATGGTGATCttcaaatatgatttttttagatTGAATAAATGGGTCAATCTTGTTTTGGTCTACATTTATATGGATAGGGTTAGGCTAACCTGCGTACTAAAAAATAGTTCAGATGTGAAGTAAAAAGAATTCATTAACGGAATCAATTTGTTTACAAATTGTGAACATTTCAATCTGAAACATCACTACTTGGGACACAAGTTCCAAAAACATAATATCTCTAAATGAGGTAAATGGGTTATAATACCAGATACTGTGAAATGATGTGGAACTAACAAACTTAAAAGTTTACCTAGAAATGTAGGTCACTCCACTTTGCCCGATTTTATGAACAGTATCTAGTGTGACATTGCCTGATGCCTGACATCACAAAAATGAAACAAGAAATTAGCAACTAGAGTTATCCTCATTCAAATTTATGGTATCCACAAAAAACCTGAGATTCTGAAATGATTAAGTTGTCCAAAATAACAATAATCCCAATAATGCAAGTAAAGCTAACTAGTGCAAAGTGAAAATGGAGTATGACTTAGCAAGCTGATGACAACCTAAACAATATCTTTCACTGCATGAACCCATAAAAGAATACCTCAAAGCATAAGTGTAAAcccttaattttgttttacatatCGGTTGGCATATTTCCGTATACCTCTTTATTAGACAAATGAGTAAGCATGCTCGTTTATCAACAACTTGacagaaacaaagaaaaattatagaaatagaAAAGGATATAAATCAGTACCAAAATATTGTTCATCGTCTATTCTAAgaaataatccaaaatatactGTAAAGATTAACTAAGAAAATTTAGCCGTGAAAATACCTCAGTCTCATATCTCCCATTGATCAACTGTACAGCTTCTTTAAGCATAGATATGTCCACATCCCCATTAGGTAGAGGTACAACCATATTGTCTAACATTATTCGAGTCAAAGAAGTCTTTGCTTGGGAAGAATAATGTAACACTTCTTCCACTTCCTCAAGAGTCCTGGTCTCAACCtggaaaaaacacaaaaaacctTGAAACACAAATGGGTGGGACATCACTGAAGTTACGTCAACTGTTACAAGACATGTACCCAAACCTTCATATTGATAACACGGTTAAGTTTTAGGTGAGAGTATGTGATAGAACACTTGAGGAGGGGCTGATACAACATGAGAAAGATGGTGAAGAAGGCCATGTTAGTGGAAGGCCCAAGATATGGAAGGTTTACTCTAGGAGGAAGAAAACAGGCCCAGGGAATATTAATTAGTTAGGAGGGTAATGACGTGGCAAAAGAAGACAAGTATTTGAGAAGGGAGGAAAGAGAGAGGGGGGATACGGGAAGTTTGTTATGAAATAGGGTAAGGAGAGTGATCTCTCTGGAGGAGTCATAGACTCTGGAGATATTCTATATTGGCATACCACCGTTTTGCTCATTTTCACACATTCAATAATACAGTTTCCATACACTATCATTTGTTGTGctgttttgatttgtttttgtggTCATAGTTCTATCACTGGTCCGACCTGCCGGATACCTGCGAGGAGAGCTAGCGGAGTTAACCTTTTTCCATGCCACCAAAGATGTCAGATAGAGTGGAAGCATTGGAGGAGCGTTTGACGGCAATGGAGGCTTCAATGCGACAATCGTTGGTGGAGTTTCATCAATCTATGTTGGAGGAATTTGCTAGATTGCATACTGCAAGAAGTGAAGAGCGGGTTTCATCGTCTCCAGAAATGGAAGCGTCAC encodes:
- the LOC114172292 gene encoding uncharacterized protein At1g66480 is translated as MGNALGGKKTTKVMKIDGETFKLKTPVRVCDVLKDHPGLVLLESEAVKHYGVRARPLEANRELAPKRLYFLVELPREAMVAPRRVRSGINMSAKDRLESLVLARRSASDLTIMKGQGMEGAENGGVRLRMRVAKAEVERAMRGCETEAEAAEKIVGLCMAKSGEGSKPRQKRVSFMPISEGGSPIAVAS